The sequence below is a genomic window from Myxocyprinus asiaticus isolate MX2 ecotype Aquarium Trade chromosome 9, UBuf_Myxa_2, whole genome shotgun sequence.
CCAATAGAGACAATAAATAGGACGGATAAAAATATTTGCACAACAAAACcccaataaacattgaaaatggGTGAGTAAAACAAGAAACATGTCCTTAAGACACATTTAAATCCCATGATAGAGATTGACTCGCAGGCTCTCCATCACAAATAAacacatcatttattttttgagcTATGAGCAGCATCTTACAATCAGGCAATACTAGACAGCTTATTCCAGCTTCATCGGTACACATATTGATTTTTCATCTTTCTCTCATTCACAAAGTGGGAAAGCCACTTTCtgccatttttaaatagattCACATTTTCTCAATTTTGTTTATGCAAAGTTTGACCAAACTTCAACAAAATTGGTGCAGATCCTCTTTAAATGAAGCTTCACAATCCTGAccaattgatttttttattttccaaaatGTCTGCCTGTAACACGCTAACAAATTTGCTGGCAAAGAACCCAACAGGATGTGAAATTTTGCATGTATTATTTCCAAAATGCGATAAAACCACAGAAATTTGGTTAAAGCACTCAAAAGTTATGTAAGCAATAATATACAAcccaaaaaaaaactatataggCAACCCAGGTTCCTTGGATGAGTGGTCAGTTTTACAGTGCTTAATATGGACAACAttcattattatgttggctttaaAATTCCCTAAACCAAGACAGAAATTTCTGACACTAACTCCTGTCAGAGATTTCAAGCTATTTACCAGAGATggtccacttctattaaaatgaatgggagaaactggaatgctcaACGGtagccaacagtcaacggatgtagaaaggaagtcctacctaacaggtaaaagagccaatcaccttttagatacagacatcgcatgtcccgagagtgttccaaagatggctgacagtggactgacttgctagaaaaactatgactacatccaccaaacttggcacagaccttcagacccATCTGGAATAGCGTGCTATGTCTTCTCTAAATTATAGGACTTATGGTTTTCGCACAGCGTACgattaaaaaactgaaaatggaaggaatgttcaaatgggccagaAAAATTTTCCTGAATTTGAACTCCACCTGTAAAAACATtacaatgtaaacaaaccctcAAAAGGCTTTTGATCTCAAAAGGCAATTTGTCTCACTTTAATGTCTGTATAAACATTGAACTTTAAACTTTCAAGACTAGTCTAAACTTTCAGAAAAGGCTTTGTcatgccaacatcaaagtttgtcttgaaaaactttacctatctagttcaGAAAAAGATGACTACCAAATGctgcaactgaccaatcagaatcacaTATTCAAGAGAGCCATGTTCATTTACATTTTCTGCTCTTTCTCTAGGCCTAAAACACCACCAACATGTCAAGCAAGCGAGCAAAGGGGAAGACCACTAAGAAGCGCCCTCAGAGGGCCACATCAAATGTGTTTGCCATGTTTGATCAGTCACAGATCCAAGAGTTCAAGGAGGCATTTAACATGATTGACCAGAACCGAGATGGATTCATCGATAAAGAGGATCTTCATGATATGCTTGCCTCTTTAGGTAAGTCTAATGGAGAATGTGATCATCGTTCTCGTTGAGGACATGGTAAAAATAGGGCTTGCAATTTTATGCTTATTTTTACTAGTCGATCAATAGTAGAGTCGAAAAGTTGTCCACTAGTGCTGGTGCAACCCCTACTTTAAACTAAGTTTTAGTTGAAGAAATGTGTGTGATACCTGTGTCCAGGTAAGAACCCGTCTGACGAGTACCTTGAGGGCATGATGAGTGAAGCACCAGGCCCCATCAACTTCACCATGTTCCTCACCATGTTTGGAGAACGGCTTAATGGAACCGACCCAGAGGACGTCATCAGGAACGCCTTTGCTTGCTTTGATGAAGAAGGATCTGGTAAAACAAACACTACTTCCATGAAGAGTTTGGCCACTTATAAACAAaagatctgttccaaaacctagtgagaagCCTTGCCGTTTACTGCCTACATAGGAAGCTATCTTCTAAAACTGCATCCTTACTAGGGCTggtatcaatacagatttccagattcattTCCGATTTTAATGAATAATTGGAGACAACTTAAATAATCAAATCTACGATTCTCTGGCCTTATCTGGATGTATGATAACCATCTGTTCTTGATATCTGTACAGGTTCCATTCATGAAGATCATCTGAGAGAGCTGTTGACCACCATGGGAGATCGTTTCACAGATGAAGAGGTGGACGAGCTTTTCAGAGAGGCTCCCATTGACAAAAAGGGCAACTTTAACTATGGCGAGTTCACCCGTATACTCAAACACGGGGCCAAGGACAAAGATGACATATAGACAATCACAGACATACCGCTACAGCTGGACAGCACATTGCAAACACGTACACAACAGCTGGATAATCATGCATAGATACAGCTGCAATAAAGCATTTCAATGTTTtgcctttttatatatttaaatacatattttatttaatgctataTAATATGATCAGAATATGTTGCTAACTAAATCTGTGAAATGGAATGTACATTTTCGGTTACTATGgggtagaggtcaaccgatagtggattttgctgatacgataacTTAGGTGATGGATAGggccgataacagattaatcggccgatagtttttaaaatcgatttatagaatataaaaatattttcatagtCTTTCTTCACTATGACTGGCACAGACAGAGGTAACAAGAGTCCTAAATTAAGAGGCAGTTTATTgtacaaccaaaatcccaatactaacctgacaaaaaaattacaattggGTGCATAACACAGGACCTTTAACTATATACAAGGCTGAAACGCTCCAGGGACTCCTATTTTGAAATGGCGAAGGCTTTGCTCTGTTATTAAGTTGTTCAGAGCCtaaatattcaccagatgaagggttttgtaaatatatatgtaatcatgtaatgaGGAATATtgttaaatatagctgcaagcagcgatgacgggcccaagcaccaagggtccatttccacccattggctttcggaaaacaatacACGATGGACACATGCATATGGTCGAGTAAACAATAAGACACCATGTCTTACCTTCTGCTCAGACAAAATGGTTAACAACTTTGATGTGtggcaaatgtaataaatgtgtaattatggcaaGTGTGAACCCTTGAACAATCCAAAAAAGAATATTGTTATTTGACTTGTGGCAATGAAAATATAatgtaagatatcaagaatccccttACCTTATTAAATTTGACACTAGTCTGAATAACTTTTGTGTGACGGGTGAATATAGGGGTTGTTTTTTTCAAAGTCTATTCAAAGTGTCACATCTATTGTTGCCAGCTGGAGGCCTATGACCCTGACCCACCATAGCCACATTCATGTCATAAGCGTGATTAAAAATATTAtagataatattattatttaaatgcacACTGGCCACAAATCATATGCCTCAAATCCAGATTGAGTACAATGCCAACACTAACAGGGCAAcactatttaaatataaaatacactTTGATTATTGTGCACCAGCAGTGTCtggacattattctaaaaacttTTGAAGGGTTTCAGATAAAAATAACAGGTCTATTTCAAAGtttgttgtaagagccacacttcctgctgctggttggtggcgctatgaccgtgacccacaatagccacgtcCATTTGATCAGCCCCCAAGACCAAACATAGAGCTCAGTTTTGATCTAAATCaaacaatgcacgcagaagacatgagacacttcctgttttccattttttgccGTTCATTTATTGCcccgccatggcaacactgttcaatatataaaaatctgttcgcactttagcatctacaatgtcttggcataatgttgtctaaatgtggtgaggagtatttaaaagttcagagactgcaatattataaaataaaaaatgtccgaCTTCCTTGGgcagacctaatgactataattatgaaagttgtccggcttgatgaggactatatatgtatgtaccaattttggtgactgtaggtgaaactgGGGGTGCAACAGTGCGCCCGTTACATGCCCATGTTAAAGGTGGCGCTAGAGAGCCCGCCCTACATGCCAATGggtgaacttttgcccaggcctaatgagATATATCTatctgcagagccgcagagcCATACATCACAGCAGTTTCAGGACCGCAGCGCCAGGCCAGCAGTCTCAGGACAGATGTTAGGTCGGAGCTAATGGAGCTAGTGCCACCTACAGTTTTGAAGCGTAATTTCATAAATTTGTTTGCTTTATTAGATTTAAAACGTGCTGTTTTCACATCGATTTCCATTTGATCACTATCTTAAACATTTAATGGTAACACGTTTCATTAAGGTTccctttgttaacattagtaggtatcatgaacaaacaatgaacaatatttttaataattatttattagtcTTGGTAATGTTAATGGATAAAcacaattgttctttgttagttcatggtcCATGAACTAATGTTATCATATacatcttttaatttaaaaaatatattagtaaatgttaattaacattaactaagataaaaaaaaaaaaaaatgctaaaaatgtattgctcattgttattcatgttaacaaatggaaacttattttaaagtgttacccatttgacTTTTATATGAGATATGATTTCCTTCATCTTCATGCTGTTACAGATAGTACTTGAAAAAGGAACAAAGCATGGGCATTTAATGtcatatatatttaatcataacaaataaaaaataaaccttcAATTACAAAGCCTAGCAAAAATGTACATTGAACAATTAGAAAACTAATAAGAaatgttaatattgttaaaatagatctaaaataataatttaaacaacttgtaaacaacaacaacattttaacaGAAACACTCAAAATTTATTCAACAAACAGATAACTTAAAACTCATCAAAAGAACAATTGACTCTTAGGCCCATCTTATCATGTAATTCCAGGAAACAAATCTCCATGTCATacctaaaaagaaaattaaatgtaaaggttTCCCTGGAAAGTTCTGGTTCTTCAAAAAGATTGCGGATGGCCCTTTCCTTGTCCTCTTCTTCCAACTGTAGAAAATAAGGCTCTTCAACTTTGCCTCTGACCAGCTGTTTATTCCCATGCAGCCATTTCACAACTGTTTTGAGGTCTTTAATTATTGGTAGCTCCTTCATTAGAGAAgagtaaaaaataatgcaattattggttttaatatttgcaacaacacacacacataatgatgtgtctctgactgctggcaTGGGCACTGGTGGttaatggtgtgtgtttgtgatgtgatatatatatatatatatatatatatatatatatatatatatatatatatatatttgttttttttttttttggttcatttAGAATTGTCATTCAGGGGGTGGTTAGTGTGGTCTGGAGGGAAATAGAGAGGCACATCACCAACCACCAGTGCATCAGTGACCATGCCAATGGTGTTTCTCTGACTGCTGGTGTGGGCACTAGTGaatgatggtgtgtctctgaccgctggcgtgggcactggtgCACTGGTGGctggtggtgtgtctctgactgctggtgTGGGCACTAGTGCACTGGTGGttggtggtgtgtctctgaccactggcgtgggcactggtgcactggtggttggtggtgtgtctctgaccgctggcgtgggTACTGGTGCACTGGTGGttggtggtgtgtctctgaccgctggcgtgggTACTGGTGCACTGGTGGttggtggtgtgtctctgaccgccgGTGTGGGCACTAGTGCACTGGTGGTTgttggtgtgtctctgactgctggtgTGGGCACTAGTGCACTGGTGGTtaatggtgtgtctctgactgctggtgTGGGCACTAGTGCACTGGTGGttggtggtgtgtctctgactgctggtgTGGGCACTagtgcactggtggttgatggtgtgtctctgactgctggtgTGGGCACTAGTGCACTGGTGGttggtggtgtgtctctgactgctggtgTGGGCACTAGTGCACTGGAGGttggtggtgtgtctctgaccgctgctGTGGGCACTGGTGGttggtggtgtgtctctgaccgctggcatGGGCACTGGTGCACTGGTGGttggtggtgtgtctctgactgctggcgtGGGTACTGGTGCACTGGTGGttggtggtgtgtctctgaccgctggcgtgggcactggtgCACTGTTGGttggtggtgtgtctctgactgctggcgtgggcactggtgcactggtggttggtggtgtgtctctgactgctggcgtGGGTACTGGTGCACTGGTGGTGTGTCTCCGACTGCTGGTGCGGTCACTGTCGCACTGGTGGATAATGGTGTGTATCTGactgctggcgtgggcactggtggttaatggtgtgtctctgaccgctggtgTGGGCACTGGTGGTtaatggtgtgtctctgactgctggcgtGGGTACTGGTGCACTGGTGGTGTGTCTCCTACTGCTGGTGCGGTCACTGTCGCACTGGTGGAtaatggtgtgtctctgaccgctggtgTGGACACTGGTGTttggtggtgtgtctctgactgctggcgtGGGTTCTGGTGCACTGCTGGttggtggtgtgtctctgactgctggcgtGGGTACTGGTGCACTGCTGGCGTGGGCTCTGGTGCACTGGTGGTTGGTGGTGTGTCTCTGATTGCTGGCATGGGAACTGGTGCACTGGTGGTTGGTGGTATGTCTCTGACTGCTGGCATGGGTACTGGTGCACTGGTGGTGTGTCTCCGATTGCTGGTGCggtcactgttgcactggtggatAATGGTGTGTTTCTGACTGCTGGTGTGGGCACTCGTGGGtaatggtgtgtctctgaccactgGTGTGGGCACTagtgcactggtggttgatggtgtgtctctgaccgctggtgTGGGCACTGGTGCACTGGAGGttggtggtgtgtctctgaccgctggcgtgggcactggtgAGCAGGTGGttggtggtgtgtctctgaccgctggtgtgggcactgttgcactagtggttggtggtgtgtctctgaccgctgctGTGGGCACTGGTGGttggtggtgtgtctctgaccgctggcatGGGCACTGGTGCACTGGTGGttggtggtgtgtctctgaccgctggcgtgggcactggtgCACTGTTGGTTagtggtgtgtctctgactgctggcaTGGGTACTGGTGCACTGGTGGTGTGTCTCCGACTGCTGGTGCAGTCACTGTCGCACTGGTGAAtaatggtgtgtctctgactgctgggGTGGGCACTGGTGGTtaatggtgtgtctctgaccactgGTGTGGGCACTGGTGGTTGGTGGTGTGTCTCTGATTGCTGGCGTGGTTACTGGTGCACTGGTGGttggtggtgtgtctctgactgctggcgtGGGTACTGGTGCACTGGTGGttggtggtgtgtctctgaccgctggcgtgggcactggtgAGCAGGTGGTTGATGGCATTTTCGCTGAAGTGGGATGCTATTTATGTTtacataaaattattttcaaaatggtctctcttTAAAACTGTAGTTGCTCAGAACAGACAGCGGTAATGAAGTGAT
It includes:
- the myl9b gene encoding myosin regulatory light polypeptide 9b; amino-acid sequence: MSSKRAKGKTTKKRPQRATSNVFAMFDQSQIQEFKEAFNMIDQNRDGFIDKEDLHDMLASLGKNPSDEYLEGMMSEAPGPINFTMFLTMFGERLNGTDPEDVIRNAFACFDEEGSGSIHEDHLRELLTTMGDRFTDEEVDELFREAPIDKKGNFNYGEFTRILKHGAKDKDDI